A genomic stretch from Alosa sapidissima isolate fAloSap1 chromosome 3, fAloSap1.pri, whole genome shotgun sequence includes:
- the tcf20 gene encoding transcription factor 20 isoform X1 — protein MQNFPNSPASLHPGFTNRSGSMVGSPYPPHSGEPQISPRSIEEYAVMQQQAQANPQSHGQGHLLHRGQQHPGHAAHMHGYGSRSRATGEVVAQSSPHSGGNSNPYRKDMEYYFSVSGRDRTRRGAMGYGTGFGYSNMDGHMPHQYRHGVGSGSASGMMSPYPLDYGSSAVSGGSGSSSSGAGSFSPSQQYSMGQAPSMQPVSASPMHQRQHSQKYPSHQALHQGQPHRSYPLHSHRIPPQFSHYPSGSAGMYNSPPHRYDGSGSGAIDVKVNSSPTHSNPAPSNSTGPSESMGQPYPASHPQFSPQSHSLHKHAGHGQRNIQHSLATGYDPSVKMQPHAAQASHAYSKHSQSSVPLASPAMPQLTPQEVSKSPMNSQTQPAQMQQNFSPISNPSPAASAVQSPSCSSSSSPLMGVSEGSGNASASLVQPPSQSSLSNPRSSSHSHSHGRLLQTVPQLSPTPHSNSSISSCGSSIGGKGGHPAVNTGRSGVGSKVAAAPREEGPPSIYPSCPQKIMQDPGLNSLNALTSQVANLPNTVQHMLLTDSLLSNKRGKDGGQHPNVQSLSQVVPSSQSKTQGALGHGPGKEDCGVAVSDGGSSDREVVEDLSSRPERTAEAKEEQAEIFSDGEPKRLRQMRGTSNESEPNSYYPPPKSHREQTTAHPQHPTEQSCRRLPLRVDTEVSKKQSSAQYSGAGGAQTKTPENQTPSSSSSPSMPSAQPSPNLPHCLPPSSITSSSTPSPSHSSLSNCYMESDATNADSKNGVREREPGEIKMERNTKTETEEANKKWENVHRRDHGGLPEGDESKKMQTVGNCKEEMLSPKQNENKEGRPDKGQNFVSDRTLNAAEPQHGGVGVIVSTRPDCNQPEMSKHPENTPLSPQYGGPLHSSQQNFPEDRKFLRDSRSHNGDGDAPVDQYPGQYDTSSKPDFGQMSSHMGPYKYGNHDMSYNTCMGMKNRGRMGPGAGMAANARYQGYNQLQPTYGSVPRKNSGIMALDAQVRRAMGMGPRPEDSNSQMQQPYPSLLQEVLQGYHIDRRYGRPEQVNAHLQSPNMAQPHYQPRHPYGMMEGMKPHGVSSPALMGGVQLAEMTTGKPHPLNQVQGSGNDLGPGLPHSSWDPETQRLKGMHCGSSDQKSRIGASPNQSSHMQQPTDLTAGPPPKHINLADYSLPQRKSSCLTTPPSAVQQLLLQEVDRLADSVTPTSQTQPASILSPSSERRSVICDVSPSRRTPEQEMSQFGTPAASVIQQTFSAITHEQDNRKDLSGDKPEVKTEEPVTTIEATNQSGEDLSVDATKKKSKCAVPSADIHSNHHRTCGGSIDLATTTRHHPHPAPHHSIQNPLMSPRRPQPCPQGLDVSGSHASVYTSYPYGDSREGNAELSKGHNPSYHGYGVTSSQSQLSNKSEGYPHPLSLHHTHDGDGRHDWAANPNRPSEMLPNSDLHAPQKQPERKMMSPTDGLTNSSQLPRQQSQYPGAFYDMKMWEAFAARESGGGILEGDASQRIQQPASAAPPEPISAQPTAGSIHPETKSPRAVMPDTGKPLPPIPASNSVTNSTGHTTSTGGNQGTPQGRQFRTGGSGEPNPLMMRRRVRSFISPIPAKRLHQDGTQKTGPSSYQSPLSHADPRYQNESDSDTTRPRLPSPNSCPTPNSQSPSSQGKTKVLPPRKGRGLKLEAIVQKITPSVKKGGDYNSHGDSDSNYPDTEAPSYCSDDQDIGARFSSGDSSCLPYLGDGQSLDDVLAYRGMDDTGPSSIIAYDSLKESSTGSSICGALRGLQSDFDFGLGTSATPVSLVGESDKDDLRIHSDFTLLGPLPPPPPLPRPVQGSPPPSSSALSDIQQFTNTYQQLETRRGEQSAANLLRQKLQETGMGFDEYSSSDYYGTSPAHGQGHHLLSRSQHQISPRSGMSMSDSKQESTVPKGYFPSGKKKGRPVGSVNKQKRAQQQQNQQQNMTPSSTTTAQAASPAAASTVPQVAPSASTKVEIPTISTASPEIPAPSEASAPPAQPAAVKVDIEGEETQTEVTGKSGKHRQRKGKEDSEDGVPSSRQRRRRRAVPVTSKEEPDPTNTGANAGGIFLDKQNNGFSPYIHVERKIAELGAVCTIINAEEEKLKSGKGGGSGTDTLSNLAQMVKRDKDMAKMRENKVSEQVDSALQSGKALPSSSYVLPGPVISETAHTGRLLCCLCQKWANYKHLGDLYGPYYPSEYASKLPKNQPQIKQILSQPGASTAGPNVMSNSAESTSNDTQLLDSANVKSSTDSDCTASHATNPTSPATTVGTASPAAGEEMPFLSYKTASATINRKVHNWELTHETPTVREPQKPPELQNEVTGEPKPQSQHQQPDDAQQWPQHRKLTSHPRFKRRHKSGEDLPRTIPSNNKASLPFQPPPPSLDSLGPLAQLAQLPQVPLDPEELWVHEGCITWASGVFLVSGKLYGLQEMLDGARETNCSHCEMVGATLGCLSKGCTLRYHYICGIEADCSMNEENFSLRCPKHKFSQSSRPAKVIYLEQSERG, from the exons ATGCAAAACTTTCCCAACAGTCCTGCTTCTCTTCACCCTGGCTTTACCAACAGGAGTGGGAGCATGGTTGGCTCGCCATATCCACCACACTCAGGGGAACCTCAGATATCCCCAAGATCAATAGAGGAGTATGCTGTCATGCAACAGCAAGCCCAAGCAAACCCTCAAAGTCATGGTCAAGGTCACTTGCTTCATCGCGGGCAGCAGCACCctggccatgctgctcacaTGCACGGATATGGGTCAAGAAGCAGAGCAACAGGGGAAGTGGTGGCACAAAGCAGCCCCCACAGTGGAGGCAATAGCAACCCCTACAGAAAAGACATGGAGTACTATTTCTCAGTGAGTGGTAGAGACAGAACCAGACGAGGGGCTATGGGGTATGGCACAGGTTTTGGGTACTCAAATATGGACGGGCACATGCCCCACCAGTACAGACATGGCGTGGGGTCAGGTTCGGCCTCAGGAATGATGTCTCCATATCCCCTGGACTATGGGTCCTCTGCTGTGTCTGGGGGAAGTGGCAGCAGTAGCAGTGGTGCAGGGTCATTTTCCCCCTCCCAGCAGTACAGCATGGGCCAGGCCCCCTCTATGCAGCCAGTGTCAGCATCCCCCATGCACCAACGCCAGCACAGCCAGAAATACCCCTCACACCAGGCACTACACCAAGGGCAGCCTCACAGGTCTTACCCTCTGCACAGTCACAGAATACCCCCTCAGTTTTCACACTATCCATCAGGATCAGCTGGAATGTACAACTCCCCACCACACAGATATGATGGCAGCGGCAGTGGTGCCATCGATGTTAAAGTAAACAGCTCACCCACCCACTCCAATCCTGCCCCATCGAACAGCACAGGGCCATCTGAGAGCATGGGCCAGCCCTACCCTGCCAGCCATCCACAGTTTTCCCCTCAGTCCCATTCCCTTCACAAACATGCTGGCCACGGCCAGCGCAACATCCAGCACAGTTTGGCAACGGGCTATGACCCTTCTGTAAAAATGCAGCCTCACGCAGCTCAGGCAAGTCATGCATATTCAAAGCATTCCCAGTCCTCTGTTCCGTTGGCTAGTCCTGCCATGCCACAACTAACTCCTCAAGAGGTCTCAAAATCTCCCATGAACTCGCAAACCCAACCAGCCCAAATGCAGCAAAACTTTAGCCCCATATCCAATCCGTCGCCGGCTGCGTCAGCCGTGCAGTCTCCCAGCTGTAGCTCGTCCTCTTCACCCCTCATGGGCGTCTCTGAAGGCTCTGGAAATGCCTCTGCTTCCCTGGTACAGCCACCATCTCAGAGCTCCCTCTCAAACCCTCGCAGCAGCAGCCACAGTCACAGTCATGGCAGGTTACTGCAGACTGTGCCTCAGCTAAGTCCAACTCCCCACTCCAACAGCAGCATAAGTAGTTGTGGGAGTAGCATTGGTGGTAAAGGCGGTCACCCTGCTGTCAACACAGGCCGATCTGGAGTTGGTAGTAAGGTAGCAGCAGCACCTAGGGAAGAAGGGCCACCCTCTATATACCCCTCTTGCCCCCAAAAAATCATGCAAGATCCTGGGCTTAACAGTTTAAATGCCCTTACATCTCAAGTGGCTAACTTACCCAATACAGTACAACACATGTTGCTGACTGACTCTCTGCTTTCCAACAAGAGAGGCAAAGATGGGGGACAACACCCCAATGTCCAGTCTTTGTCACAAGTTGTGCCCTCCTCTCAATCAAAGACCCAGGGTGCTCTGGGACATGGCCCTGGGAAAGAAGATTGTGGAGTGGCAGTTAGTGATGGTGGCAGCTCTGACAGAGAAGTGGTTGAAGATCTCTCCTCCAGGCCAGAAAGAACTGCAGAGGCCAAAGAGGAACAGGCAGAGATTTTCTCGGATGGCGAACCGAAGAGATTGAGGCAAATGAGGGGCACGAGCAATGAGTCTGAACCGAACAGCTATTACCCTCCCCCCAAGAGCCACAGAGAACAGACCACCGCTCATCCCCAGCATCCAACTGAGCAAAGTTGCCGCAGATTGCCACTTCGAGTTGACACTGAAGTCTCTAAAAAACAGTCATCAGCTCAGTATTCAGGTGCTGGTGGAGCTCAAACAAAAACACCTGAAAATCAGACCCCCTCATCATCCTCATCGCCTTCTATGCCCTCTGCACAGCCTAGTCCAAATTTACCCCACTGCCTTCCTCCCTCTTCCATAACGTCATCATCGACTCCCTCCCCATCCCACTCCTCACTATCTAACTGCTATATGGAGTCTGACGCTACAAATGCTGACTCTAAAAATGGGGTTAGAGAAAGGGAACCGGGTGAAATTAAAATGGAAAGGAACACTAAAACTGAGACTGAAGAGGCAAACAAAAAATGGGAAAATGTTCATAGACGAGACCATGGAGGCCTTCCTGAAGGAGATGAATCAAAGAAGATGCAGACTGTAGGCAATTGTAAGGAGGAAATGTTAAGCcccaaacaaaatgaaaacaaggAAGGGAGGCCAGACAAGGGCCAAAACTTTGTATCTGACAGGACTTTGAATGCTGCTGAGCCACAACATGGAGGAGTTGGTGTAATTGTGTCAACTCGCCCTGACTGTAATCAACCTGAAATGTCAAAGCATCCTGAAAATACACCGTTGTCTCCACAATATGGCGGCCCTCTGCACTCTAGTCAACAGAACTTTCCTGAAGACAGGAAGTTCCTTAGAGATTCACGCAGCCACAACGGTGATGGTGATGCTCCCGTTGACCAATACCCTGGACAGTACGACACATCCTCTAAACCTGACTTTGGACAAATGTCTTCACATATGGGTCCTTATAAGTATGGGAACCATGATATGTCCTATAATACCTGCATGGGCATGAAGAACAGAGGTAGAATGGGTCCAGGAGCAGGGATGGCAGCGAATGCAAGATATCAAGGATATAATCAACTGCAGCCAACATATGGCTCTGTACCTAGAAAGAATTCTGGGATCATGGCACTTGATGCTCAAGTGAGGAGAGCAATGGGTATGGGACCAAGACCTGAAGACAGTAATTCTCAGATGCAACAACCGTATCCTAGCCTTTTACAAGAGGTCCTTCAAGGCTATCACATAGACAGGAGGTATGGACGTCCTGAACAAGTTAATGCTCACTTGCAGTCTCCAAACATGGCTCAACCCCACTACCAACCTAGACATCCCTATGGCATGATGGAAGGCATGAAACCTCATGGAGTAAGTTCTCCAGCTCTCATGGGTGGGGTTCAACTTGCAGAAATGACCACAGGGAAGCCTCATCCTCTGAATCAGGTCCAGGGCTCTGGGAATGATCTAGGACCAGGACTGCCTCATTCTTCATGGGATCCAGAAACGCAGAGACTAAAGGGGATGCACTGTGGCTCCTCTGATCAGAAGAGCAGAATAGGTGCATCACCAAATCAGTCTTCCCACATGCAACAGCCCACAGATTTGACTGCAGGTCCTCCCCCAAAGCACATCAATTTAGCTGACTACTCCTTGCCACAGAGGAAATCGTCCTGTTTGACCACTCCTCCTTCAGCAGTACAACAGCTGCTTTTACAGGAAGTTGATCGGCTGGCTGACAGTGTGACCCCCACCAGTCAGACACAACCTGCTTCAATTTTGTCACCATCCTCAGAGCGACGCTCAGTTATATGTGATGTGTCTCCATCTAGAAGAACTCCTGAGCAAGAGATGAGTCAGTTTGGGACACCTGCAGCTTCAGTTATACAACAGACATTTTCTGCAATAACACACGAGCAAGACAACAGAAAGGATCTATCAGGAGATAAGCCAGAAGTAAAAACTGAAGAGCCTGTCACCACAATTGAGGCCACAAATCAAAGTGGAGAAGATCTGTCTGTTGATGCTACCAAGAAGAAGAGCAAATGTGCTGTCCCATCTGCAGATATACATTCCAACCATCATAGGACCTGTGGTGGCAGCATTGATCTTGCCACCACCACTCGCCACCATCCACACCCAGCTCCCCATCATTCCATCCAAAACCCTTTGATGTCTCCACGAAGGCCACAGCCCTGCCCTCAAGGACTTGATGTATCTGGGAGCCATGCATCTGTATACACTAGCTATCCATATGGTGACAGTAGAGAGGGAAATGCAGAGCTGAGTAAAGGGCATAATCCCTCCTACCATGGTTACGGTGTGACGTCTTCACAATCCCAGCTCAGTAACAAATCAGAGGGATATCCccatcccctctccctccaccacACTCACGATGGTGATGGCAGACATGACTGGGCAGCAAATCCCAACAGACCTAGCGAAATGCTGCCCAACTCTGACCTTCACGCACCTCAAAAACAACCTGAGCGGAAAATGATGTCTCCGACAGATGGCCTGACCAATTCATCTCAGTTACCTAGGCAACAGTCACAATATCCCGGAGCCTTCTATGATATGAAGATGTGGGAAGCCTTTGCAGCAAGAGAAAGTGGAGGAGGAATACTGGAGGGAGACGCTTCCCAAAGGATCCAGCAGCCTGCTTCTGCAGCACCTCCTGAGCCAATATCTGCCCAACCCACTGCAGGATCCATACACCCAGAGACTAAGAGCCCTCGGGCAGTCATGCCGGACACAGGGAAACCCCTTCCTCCCATTCCAGCTTCTAATTCTGTCACTAATTCTACTGGTCACACAACCAGCACTGGTGGAAACCAAGGTACTCCCCAGGGCCGTCAGTTCAGAACAGGCGGGTCAGGGGAACCAAACCCgttgatgatgaggaggagagtcCGTTCTTTTATTTCCCCAATACCTGCTAAAAGGTTGCACCAGGATGGAACTCAAAAGACAGGACCAAGTTCATATCAATCCCCACTCTCCCATGCTGATCCCAGATACCAAAATGAAAGTGATTCAGACACAACTCGTCCCAGATTGCCTTCTCCAAACTCTTGCCCTACCCCCAATTCTCAGTCACCATCCTCACAAGGAAAAACAAAGGTATTGCCTCCAAGAAAGGGAAGGGGTCTGAAACTTGAGGCCATAGTGCAAAAAATTACACCAAGTGTGAAGAAAGGGGGTGATTACAACAGCCATGGAGATTCTGACTCAAATTACCCAGATACAGAAGCACCATCTTACTGTTCTGATGACCAAGATATTGGTGCACGTTTTTCAAGTGGGGACAGCAGTTGCCTTCCTTATCTTGGAGATGGTCAGTCTTTAGATGATGTTTTAGCATACAGAGGAATGGATGACACTGGGCCTTCATCAATAATTGCATATGATTCACTAAAAGAAAGCTCCACTGGTAGTTCAATTTGTGGTGCGCTAAGAGGCTTGCAGTCGGATTTTGACTTTGGTTTGGGTACATCAGCGACTCCAGTATCTCTTGTGGGTGAAAGTGACAAGGATGACCTCAGAATACACTCGGATTTCACATTGTTGGGGCCtttaccacctccaccaccattgCCTCGTCCAGTCCAGGGCTCTCCACCTCCATCTTCTTCTGCCCTGTCAGATATTCAACAATTTACAAACACTTACCAGCAACTGGAGACTCGAAGGGGAGAACAGTCTGCTGCTAACCTCTTGAGACAAAAGCTACAGGAAACTGGTATGGGATTTGATGAATATTCCAGTAGTGATTATTATGGCACCTCCCCGGCCCATGGTCAAGGACATCACTTGTTATCCCGATCACAGCATCAGATTTCTCCAAGAAGCGGCATGTCAATGTCTGATTCCAAGCAAGAGAGTACTGTGCCCAAGGGCTACTTTCCTTCTGGCAAGAAAAAGGGGAGGCCAGTTGGAAGTGTGAACAAGCAAAAACGTGCCCAGCAACAGCAGAACCAACAGCAGAATATGACCCCTAGTTCTACCACAACTGCTCAGGCTGCATCTCCTGCTGCAGCCTCTACTGTACCCCAGGTTGCTCCCTCTGCCAGCACCAAGGTAGAGATTCCTACAATCTCCACAGCATCACCAGAAATCCCAGCACCCTCAGAAGCATCAGCACCACCTGCTCAGCCGGCAGCAGTGAAAGTGGATATAGAGGGGGAGGAGACACAAACTGAAGTTACTGGCAAATCTGGCAAACACAGAcaaagaaagggaaaagaagACAGTGAAGATGGAGTGCCAAGCAGCAGGCAACGGAGGAGACGGCGAGCTGTGCCTGTGACTTCAAAAGAGGAGCCAGACCCAACAAACACAGGAGCAAATGCAGGAGGGATTTTCCTAGATAAACAAAACAACGGCTTCTCTCCATATATACATGTGGAGAGGAAGATTGCTGAGCTTGGGGCTGTGTGTACTATCATTaatgcagaggaggagaaattAAAGTCTGGGAAAGGCGGTGGTAGTGGCACGGACACTCTCTCAAATCTCGCTCAAATGGTCAAGCGAGACAAAGACATGGCaaaaatgagagaaaataaGGTCAGTGAACAGGTCGACTCAGCCCTTCAGTCAGGAAAAGCTCTGCCCTCGTCTTCATATGTCCTCCCAGGGCCTGTGATTTCTGAAACAGCACACACTGGTCGTCTGCTCTGTTGCCTTTGTCAAAAGTGGGCCAATTATAAACATCTTGGAGATCTGTATGGCCCGTACTATCCCTCTGAGTATGCTTCTAAACTTCCCAAGAATCAACCCCAGATTAAGCAGATACTTTCTCAACCTGGAGCCAGCACAGCGGGACCAAATGTGATGTCTAATTCAGCTGAATCAACATCAAACGACACACAGTTACTGGACTCTGCTAATGTCAAATCCTCAACAGATAGTGATTGTACAGCTAGTCATGCTACCAACCCAACATCTCCTGCTACCACCGTGGGCACAGCTTCTCCAGCAGCAGGTGAGGAGATGCCCTTCCTTTCCTACAAAACTGCCAGTGCCACCATCAACAGGAAAGTGCACAATTGGGAACTGACCCATGAAACACCCACTGTAAGAGAACCACAGAAACCACCAGAGTTGCAGAATGAGGTCACAGGTGAGCCGAAGCCACAAAGCCAACACCAGCAACCGGACGATGCCCAGCAGTGGCCGCAACACAGGAAACTCACCTCGCATCCGCGATTCAAGCGCAGGCACAAATCCGGTGAAGATTTACCCAGAACCATCCCCAGCAACAACAAAGCCTCATTGCCATTCCAGCCTCCACCCCCTTCCCTGGACTCTCTTGGTCCTCTTGCCCAGCTTGCCCAACTCCCTCAAGTGCCCCTTGACCCAGAGGAGTTGTGGGTGCATGAAGGATGCATAACCTGGGCAAGTGGGGTGTTTCTGGTCAGTGGAAAACTATATGGGTTACAGGAGATGCTAGACGGTGCCAGAGAAACA AATTGTTCTCATTGTGAAATGGTTGGCGCAACCCTTGGTTGCCTTAGCAAAGGCTGTACGCTGAGATACCACTACATTTGTGGTATAGAGGCAG ACTGTTCTATGAATGAAGAAAACTTTTCACTGAGGTGTCCAAAGCACAAG TTCTCTCAGAGCAGTAGACCAGCTAAGGTTATTTACCTGGAGCAGTCAGAGAGAGGCTGA